From a region of the Mytilus galloprovincialis chromosome 3, xbMytGall1.hap1.1, whole genome shotgun sequence genome:
- the LOC143067010 gene encoding uncharacterized protein LOC143067010, with protein sequence MAENFSEEQIAEIREIFSLFDKDCDGCISTSELGPVLRSVGLNPTDEEISELVHHYDKNQDMKVEFAELLMEVAKKQKENAPETDDYLLEAFRTFDIERSGKISISTLKEAMINHGERLREEEINEMVAVASDARTDDENIIDYEKFVKIILGK encoded by the exons ATG GCTGAGAATTTTTCAGAAGAACAAATTGCAG aaatCCGAGAAATATTTAGTTTGTTTGACAAGGATTGTGACGGCTGTATATCCACAAGTGAATTAGGTCCTGTATTAAGGTCTGTAGGATTAAACCCAACCGATGAAGAAATCTCTGAGCTAGTACATCACTATGATAAAAATC AGGATATGAAAGTAGAGTTTGCTGAACTTTTGATGGAAGTAGCTAAGAAACAAAAGGAAAACGCACCCGAAACAGATGACTATCTGTTAGAAGCATTTAGAACTTTTGATATAGAAAGAAGTGGTAAAATAAGTATAAGTACATTGAAAGAAGCTATGATAAATCATGGCGAGAGATTGAGAGAGGAAGAGATAAATGAAATGGTCGCAGTGGCTAGTGATGCAAGGACAGATGATGAAAATATAATCGATTATGAAA AGTTCGTAAAGATCATACTAGGGAAGTAG